One genomic window of Helicobacter canis includes the following:
- a CDS encoding nicotinate-nicotinamide nucleotide adenylyltransferase, with amino-acid sequence MDSRVRDSVLGGRDSALRDKSGISSPRFVDRHSSLISLRGSKTSEAVQGEAEAGFFSKTPDFSSQNKRSAVSLEILESQSGFVGDSVLGRQFDKIENFTKETSPTASGVPCFVKGTDRKSANLPQSLQSSHSPTAIPRILEDNRGGFEKSASLSLRADLSAWQSTQAKTQPLESTFDKNAEILKVDSRNNAKNVKTPQNKQAESVFDNRAAESTMYRKKPTPKREKAASQKTHPMVVLFGGSFDPPHLGHLEIIKKLDSSYKRVIIIPAFCNPFKHKPTAPIHTRIAWLRELCAGLKRVEISDFEARANRVVYAIEYVRHYAGKYGGIGLALGSDALESLPSWREASEIVRLARIVPIVRDLACRLESQSGFTEQAETKKVDSSDEAFLSSLRADLSARQSTQTRTHALESTFDNNAQKIQTLQKVDSSDAPIFATANTMDRHAAATTATYNDRKNSPCKKVDSSDKNTDTPKVDSSLWRFDTPLCLKGFPISSTQIRAALACGDFTQVAHWIPPSIASSVQKIYYNTH; translated from the coding sequence GTGGATTCTAGGGTGAGGGATTCGGTCTTGGGTGGTAGGGATTCGGCTTTGCGCGATAAATCGGGGATTTCTTCGCCGCGCTTCGTCGATAGACACTCGAGTCTTATCTCCTTGCGCGGCTCGAAAACAAGCGAAGCGGTGCAAGGCGAAGCCGAAGCAGGTTTCTTTAGTAAAACCCCCGATTTCTCATCGCAAAACAAGCGAAGCGCAGTTTCTTTAGAAATCCTAGAATCCCAAAGTGGCTTTGTAGGGGATTCGGTCTTGGGTAGGCAATTTGACAAGATTGAAAATTTTACTAAAGAAACATCGCCTACGGCGAGCGGTGTCCCTTGTTTTGTGAAAGGCACGGACAGAAAGTCCGCTAACCTTCCCCAAAGTTTGCAAAGCTCCCACAGCCCCACCGCAATTCCTAGAATCCTTGAAGATAATCGGGGCGGTTTTGAAAAATCGGCTTCATTGTCATTGCGAGCCGACTTGTCGGCGTGGCAATCCACACAAGCAAAGACACAACCCCTAGAATCCACTTTTGATAAAAACGCCGAAATTCTAAAAGTGGATTCTAGGAATAACGCCAAAAATGTAAAAACACCGCAAAACAAACAGGCTGAAAGTGTGTTTGATAATCGCGCCGCAGAATCTACAATGTATCGCAAAAAGCCAACGCCTAAAAGAGAAAAAGCCGCCAGCCAAAAAACACACCCTATGGTGGTGCTTTTTGGCGGCAGCTTCGACCCGCCACATTTGGGGCATTTAGAGATTATTAAAAAACTAGATTCTAGCTATAAGCGCGTGATTATAATCCCTGCTTTTTGCAATCCTTTCAAGCATAAGCCAACAGCACCGATACATACGCGCATAGCGTGGCTAAGAGAGCTTTGCGCAGGGTTGAAACGCGTGGAGATAAGCGACTTTGAGGCGCGAGCTAATCGCGTGGTATATGCCATTGAGTATGTGCGGCATTATGCTGGTAAATATGGGGGGATTGGGCTGGCATTAGGCAGCGATGCGCTAGAGTCTTTGCCTAGCTGGAGAGAGGCTAGTGAGATCGTGCGGCTTGCTAGGATTGTGCCGATTGTGCGGGATTTGGCTTGTAGGCTAGAATCCCAAAGCGGTTTTACAGAACAAGCTGAAACTAAAAAAGTGGATTCTAGTGATGAAGCTTTTTTATCGTCATTGCGAGCCGACTTGTCGGCGCGGCAATCCACACAAACAAGGACACACGCCCTAGAATCCACTTTTGACAACAACGCACAAAAAATACAAACATTACAAAAAGTGGATTCTAGTGATGCTCCCATTTTTGCTACCGCAAACACTATGGATCGCCACGCCGCTGCTACCACAGCGACTTACAATGACAGAAAAAACAGCCCTTGTAAAAAAGTGGATTCTAGTGATAAAAATACCGATACGCCAAAAGTGGATTCTAGCCTTTGGCGATTTGATACTCCCTTGTGCTTGAAGGGCTTCCCCATCTCTTCCACGCAAATCCGCGCCGCCCTAGCGTGCGGAGATTTCACGCAAGTAGCGCACTGGATCCCGCCAAGCATCGCCTCTAGCGTGCAGAAAATATACTACAATACCCACTAA
- a CDS encoding F0F1 ATP synthase subunit A, translating into MEDRLFTFAGMINSDHHFITAFYTILCAIVCVFMAKLATRNMRVIPGGLQNLYEATISGMLYMAKDVIGEEKARKYFPLAGTIGFYVFFCNIIGMIPGFEAPTAAWDFTLVLALVVFFYYHFEGIRTQGVIHYFAHFMGPVKWLAPLMFPIEIISHLSRIISLSFRLFGNIKGDDMFLLVMLMLVPWLVPVVPFAILAFMALLQAFVFMILTYVYLAGAVLVEEEGH; encoded by the coding sequence ATGGAAGATAGGCTCTTTACATTTGCGGGGATGATCAATTCTGACCACCACTTCATCACAGCGTTTTATACGATTTTATGCGCGATTGTGTGCGTATTTATGGCAAAGCTTGCCACTCGCAATATGCGCGTGATCCCTGGTGGCTTGCAAAATCTCTATGAAGCGACCATTAGCGGTATGCTCTATATGGCAAAAGATGTCATCGGTGAAGAAAAAGCACGCAAATACTTCCCGCTTGCTGGGACGATTGGATTCTATGTGTTTTTCTGTAACATCATCGGTATGATTCCGGGCTTTGAAGCCCCTACGGCTGCGTGGGATTTTACCCTTGTGCTAGCACTAGTGGTGTTTTTCTACTACCATTTTGAGGGTATCCGCACACAAGGCGTGATCCACTATTTCGCGCATTTTATGGGTCCTGTGAAGTGGCTAGCTCCGCTTATGTTCCCCATTGAGATCATCTCTCATCTCTCTCGCATTATCTCGCTTTCTTTCCGTTTGTTTGGAAATATCAAGGGCGATGATATGTTCTTGCTCGTTATGCTTATGCTTGTGCCTTGGCTTGTGCCTGTTGTGCCTTTTGCGATTTTGGCATTTATGGCGTTGCTGCAAGCATTTGTCTTTATGATCCTTACTTATGTGTATCTTGCTGGTGCGGTGCTAGTCGAAGAAGAAGGACACTAA
- the tatC gene encoding twin-arginine translocase subunit TatC, translating into MFEELKPHIQDLRKRLIIALASVIAAFIACFAFWKQIFAIVKLPIESAFANNVQGTLMQLTPLEGIFSAMSLSFLVAFMLSTPIIFWQLWLFVAPGLYKNEKKIILPFVGFGTLMFIIGALFAYYIVFPFMLKYILLFGNDMFEANISVESYVGFFIRVVLGFGLAFELPVLAYFLAKVGMITDESLKGFFKYAVVIIFVVAAIITPPDPFSQLLMAIPLVLLYGLSILIARVINPAPKPLESSDKSDQDLTQS; encoded by the coding sequence ATGTTTGAAGAGCTAAAGCCCCATATACAAGACTTGCGCAAGCGGCTTATCATCGCGCTTGCTAGCGTGATTGCCGCATTTATCGCGTGCTTTGCCTTTTGGAAGCAGATTTTTGCCATTGTGAAGCTCCCCATTGAAAGTGCATTTGCCAACAATGTGCAAGGCACGCTAATGCAGCTAACCCCGCTAGAGGGGATATTTTCCGCGATGAGCTTGTCATTTTTAGTGGCGTTTATGCTCTCTACGCCTATTATCTTTTGGCAATTGTGGCTCTTTGTCGCTCCGGGCTTATATAAAAATGAAAAGAAAATCATCTTGCCATTTGTGGGCTTTGGCACATTGATGTTTATCATCGGTGCGCTCTTTGCCTACTATATTGTGTTTCCCTTTATGCTTAAATATATCTTGCTCTTTGGAAATGATATGTTTGAAGCCAATATTTCTGTGGAGAGCTATGTGGGGTTTTTTATCCGCGTGGTGCTGGGCTTTGGGCTAGCGTTTGAGCTGCCTGTGCTAGCGTATTTCTTGGCTAAGGTGGGGATGATCACTGATGAGAGCTTGAAAGGCTTTTTCAAATACGCGGTGGTGATTATCTTTGTAGTAGCAGCTATCATCACGCCCCCTGATCCTTTCTCACAGCTACTTATGGCTATCCCACTTGTGCTTCTCTATGGGCTTTCAATCCTTATCGCTAGAGTTATCAATCCAGCCCCAAAGCCCCTAGAATCCAGCGATAAGAGCGATCAGGATCTTACGCAGTCGTGA
- the nikR gene encoding nickel-responsive transcriptional regulator NikR yields the protein MRSSMSNHKVVRFSISLEPSLLEAMDTRFIKQGYTSRSELVRDLVRQKLAQEQWQDDTSTQTAVLVIVYDHHQRELNQKIIDLGHNASHNGLEILCTTHIHIDTHNCLETIILRGMGRQIQQFSLDMAGLRGVKFSKLTRASTFDTEQ from the coding sequence ATAAGGAGTAGTATGAGCAATCATAAAGTCGTGCGATTTTCTATCTCTTTAGAGCCAAGCTTGCTAGAGGCTATGGATACGCGATTTATCAAGCAGGGCTATACCTCGCGATCTGAGCTTGTGCGTGATCTTGTGCGCCAGAAGCTCGCCCAAGAGCAATGGCAAGATGACACAAGCACCCAAACCGCAGTGCTAGTCATCGTCTATGACCACCACCAAAGAGAGCTAAACCAAAAAATCATTGATTTAGGACATAATGCCAGCCACAATGGGCTAGAGATCCTTTGCACCACGCATATTCATATCGATACACATAACTGCCTTGAGACGATTATCTTGCGTGGAATGGGCAGGCAGATACAGCAATTTTCTCTTGATATGGCGGGGCTTAGGGGGGTGAAGTTTAGTAAGCTCACGCGCGCTAGCACTTTTGATACAGAGCAGTAG
- a CDS encoding DUF1561 family protein codes for MQTFIKHIIVPTLLLSLSFCLNFASPAKQQLAHTPKDTKIQITTHDNQTYCYTPSFGKAEGYIYLDHCSRAKPARYDVFHRVAWNVNNIWLCMTAPESVIKSKKGSGNLLLRPCVLNDKNQQWLIKDGAFYTMDLAFRVQDYQWYVHINAKQKAYNHTLKDMQQWIDTIAAPPTLSIKTFIGWSFISPTQFLLYYLQNNQSFQDSLVELIYNPENGHIAQYNPNTGGLACMASRQGKHQDWNWIVWASCNDKVFAKKESIYWEFFRLSGSQGALRDRDGNFLRLTQYGPNWGVPYTAKPSFIERDHTNAPKSLFLFNADIERWSRYVDSNLGDMLSFCPAPGAKHLAQTQHKRATRSLPPSFRLNEEWIKRFYQIGATSDGRVERIGVCGVCLLQSFQIIAELESFHSTHALSSGGYFFDTAPHTSPFTSFRARYPALAARLGELVVTRPALEDRESYHLSIMRNFEAMAQTMLPGFVWRASTLNEAPEAREQMLQTMLNAPLGSLWIVSTYTRDAGGNRYGHALPALRMEDGLMFIPTNLPNMTFTQYVSYIRQNSIARNVQEAIRVLTPRGRVLEAVAHLQITQPDPNPLNISISNSNCTGEGDNRHGSAAVPLSSSVNQCSSGRCVLQ; via the coding sequence ATGCAAACATTCATTAAGCACATCATAGTCCCTACACTACTACTATCATTGTCATTTTGCTTAAATTTTGCTAGCCCTGCCAAGCAGCAGCTCGCCCACACGCCCAAAGACACAAAAATCCAAATCACCACCCACGATAATCAAACCTACTGCTATACGCCAAGCTTTGGCAAGGCGGAGGGGTATATCTATCTAGATCATTGCTCAAGGGCAAAGCCTGCACGCTATGATGTTTTCCACCGAGTGGCGTGGAATGTCAATAATATCTGGCTTTGTATGACTGCGCCAGAGAGTGTGATTAAAAGCAAAAAAGGGAGTGGCAATCTCCTGCTTCGCCCTTGCGTGCTAAATGACAAAAATCAGCAATGGCTCATTAAAGATGGTGCTTTCTATACAATGGATTTGGCATTTAGGGTGCAAGATTATCAATGGTATGTCCATATCAATGCAAAGCAAAAAGCCTATAACCACACGCTAAAAGATATGCAACAATGGATTGATACGATCGCCGCGCCACCGACACTTAGTATAAAAACTTTTATCGGGTGGAGCTTCATCTCACCTACGCAATTTTTACTCTACTATTTACAAAACAATCAAAGCTTCCAAGATAGCCTAGTAGAGCTTATCTACAATCCAGAAAACGGACATATCGCGCAATATAACCCAAACACAGGTGGGCTTGCCTGTATGGCTTCAAGACAGGGTAAGCACCAAGATTGGAATTGGATAGTGTGGGCATCTTGCAATGACAAGGTGTTTGCAAAAAAGGAGAGTATTTACTGGGAGTTTTTCCGCCTATCTGGCTCGCAAGGTGCGCTGCGCGATAGAGATGGCAATTTCTTGCGCCTTACGCAGTATGGTCCAAATTGGGGTGTGCCTTACACGGCAAAGCCTAGCTTCATCGAGCGAGATCACACCAATGCGCCAAAATCGTTGTTTCTCTTCAATGCTGATATAGAGCGGTGGAGTCGCTATGTCGATAGCAATTTAGGCGATATGCTCTCCTTTTGCCCAGCTCCCGGGGCTAAACATCTTGCGCAAACACAGCATAAAAGAGCTACTCGATCTCTGCCGCCAAGCTTTAGGCTCAATGAAGAGTGGATAAAGAGATTTTACCAAATAGGAGCTACAAGCGATGGGCGTGTGGAGAGGATTGGAGTGTGTGGTGTCTGCTTGCTACAAAGCTTCCAAATCATCGCAGAGCTAGAGAGCTTTCACAGCACGCACGCTCTATCAAGCGGGGGATATTTCTTTGACACTGCGCCACACACAAGCCCCTTTACTTCATTTCGCGCGCGCTACCCAGCTCTTGCTGCGCGTTTAGGCGAGCTTGTGGTAACCCGACCTGCTTTAGAAGATAGAGAGAGCTACCACCTAAGCATAATGCGCAATTTTGAAGCAATGGCACAAACAATGCTACCGGGCTTTGTGTGGAGGGCTTCTACTCTTAATGAGGCGCCTGAAGCAAGGGAGCAAATGCTACAAACAATGCTTAATGCCCCCTTAGGCTCACTATGGATTGTAAGCACCTATACGCGCGATGCAGGCGGCAATCGCTATGGACACGCCTTGCCTGCGCTAAGGATGGAAGATGGATTGATGTTTATCCCCACAAATTTACCTAATATGACTTTCACCCAATATGTAAGCTATATCCGTCAAAACTCTATCGCACGCAATGTCCAAGAAGCCATTAGAGTGCTAACGCCAAGAGGTAGAGTGCTTGAAGCTGTGGCACATTTGCAGATCACCCAGCCTGACCCAAACCCGCTAAATATCTCTATCTCAAACAGCAACTGCACAGGAGAAGGGGATAATAGGCACGGCAGTGCTGCTGTGCCACTTAGCTCAAGTGTCAATCAATGCTCTAGTGGGCGATGCGTGCTACAATGA
- a CDS encoding superoxide dismutase, producing the protein MFELRKLPYEKDAFGDFLSPLTFDFHYGKHHQTYVNNLNNLTKGTEFENAELYDIIKKSSGGVFNNAAQVYNHDFYWDCIAPKSSEMSAELKAAIEKEFGSVEGFKEKFLQSATTLFGSGWCWLVLDPKSSKLEIVQTSNAATPITDDKVPLLVSDVWEHAYYIDHKNARPAYLEKFFSHINWAFVSSAFEWAQKEATESIRFYINGLHKK; encoded by the coding sequence ATGTTTGAATTACGCAAATTACCTTATGAAAAAGATGCATTTGGAGACTTCCTAAGCCCACTAACTTTTGACTTCCACTATGGCAAGCATCATCAAACTTATGTCAATAACCTTAACAACCTAACCAAAGGCACAGAGTTTGAAAATGCCGAGCTTTATGACATTATCAAAAAGTCTAGTGGCGGTGTGTTTAACAACGCAGCCCAAGTGTATAACCACGACTTCTATTGGGACTGCATCGCGCCAAAGTCAAGCGAGATGAGCGCGGAGCTAAAAGCCGCGATAGAAAAGGAGTTTGGCAGTGTGGAAGGCTTTAAAGAAAAGTTTCTCCAATCTGCTACTACACTCTTTGGCTCTGGCTGGTGCTGGCTGGTGCTTGACCCAAAATCTAGCAAGCTAGAAATTGTCCAAACAAGCAATGCCGCCACGCCTATCACTGATGATAAAGTGCCTTTGCTTGTGAGCGATGTGTGGGAGCACGCCTACTATATCGATCACAAAAACGCGCGTCCTGCATATTTAGAGAAGTTTTTTAGCCATATCAATTGGGCGTTTGTCTCTAGTGCGTTTGAATGGGCACAGAAAGAAGCCACAGAATCTATCCGCTTTTATATCAATGGCTTGCATAAAAAATAG
- the murI gene encoding glutamate racemase has protein sequence MKKSRHAVGSLKRVGIFDSGVGGLSVAKSVLESTLFESAVYFGDTARVPYGVKDEKTIVTFALECLEFFRAQKVDMLLVACNTVSAYALEAMRSCASFPIIGVIEPGVQARINANPALDSSTLILGTQATITSARYQTLLQKAGFSRLCAVATGLFVPIVEEGSYRTPSGAAILQACLDHYLRPFLQASELGGKAPDTIILGCTHFPLIAKEISAYFHHQSTLIHSGDAIVEYLVEHFSLTPNAYEKTAIEFFASSDVGGLKQRAQKWLYHKE, from the coding sequence ATGAAAAAGAGTAGGCACGCTGTGGGATCGCTTAAACGAGTGGGGATATTTGATAGTGGGGTGGGGGGGCTTAGTGTCGCAAAGAGTGTCCTAGAATCCACTTTGTTTGAGAGTGCGGTGTATTTTGGCGATACGGCGCGCGTGCCTTATGGTGTCAAAGATGAGAAGACCATTGTAACCTTTGCCCTAGAGTGCTTGGAGTTTTTCCGTGCGCAAAAGGTAGATATGCTGCTTGTGGCGTGCAATACCGTGAGTGCCTATGCCTTGGAGGCTATGCGATCTTGCGCGAGCTTTCCCATTATCGGTGTGATAGAGCCAGGCGTGCAAGCTAGGATTAACGCCAATCCAGCCCTAGATTCTAGCACGCTAATCCTAGGCACACAAGCGACCATCACTTCTGCACGCTATCAAACGCTACTGCAAAAAGCCGGATTCTCGCGTCTTTGCGCGGTAGCCACGGGGCTGTTTGTCCCAATCGTAGAGGAGGGCAGCTACCGCACGCCAAGTGGTGCGGCTATCTTGCAAGCCTGCTTAGATCATTACTTGCGCCCATTTTTACAAGCAAGCGAGCTAGGTGGCAAAGCCCCTGATACGATTATCCTAGGCTGCACGCATTTCCCCCTTATCGCTAAGGAAATCAGCGCGTATTTTCATCATCAAAGCACGCTTATCCACTCTGGCGATGCGATCGTGGAGTATTTGGTGGAGCATTTTTCGCTTACACCAAATGCGTATGAAAAAACGGCAATAGAGTTTTTCGCTTCAAGCGATGTGGGCGGGCTAAAGCAGCGCGCACAAAAGTGGCTATATCATAAGGAGTAG
- the rho gene encoding transcription termination factor Rho, translating into MAEHSNKRQQHIPVEAYKLEELSIKPIAELIAIAQSLSIDNPQEFKRQDLMFEILKTQVSQGGYILFTGILEITQDGYGFLRAIDETFTDSKNNTYVSQTQIYRFALRNGDIVTGQVRLPREQERYYALLKIEAVNYMSLEEMRNRPLFDNLTPLFPTQQLRLEYQPTKVTGRMLDLFSPIGKGQRALIVAPPRTGKTELMKELAHGISANHPEVELMVLLVDERPEEVTDMQRSVKGSVYSSTFDLPSSSHIRVAELVLERAKREVENGKDVVILLDSITRLARAYNAVTPASGKVLSGGVDANALHKPKRFFGAARNIEQGGSLTIIATALIDTGSRMDEVIFEEFKGTGNAEIVLARNIADRRIYPAFDILKSGTRKDDLLLGRDKLTKVWMLRNVMQQMDDIEALSFIYAKMQQTKDNEEFLNKMNEKE; encoded by the coding sequence ATGGCAGAGCATTCCAATAAACGACAGCAGCATATCCCCGTAGAAGCCTACAAGCTAGAAGAGCTAAGTATCAAGCCAATAGCTGAGCTTATCGCCATCGCCCAAAGCCTCTCAATCGACAACCCCCAAGAATTTAAGCGACAGGATTTGATGTTTGAAATCCTAAAGACCCAAGTCTCCCAAGGTGGCTACATACTCTTTACTGGGATTTTAGAGATTACCCAAGATGGCTACGGCTTTTTACGCGCTATTGATGAGACATTTACTGATAGTAAAAACAACACCTATGTAAGCCAGACGCAAATCTATCGCTTTGCCTTGCGTAATGGCGATATTGTAACAGGGCAGGTGCGCTTGCCAAGAGAGCAGGAGCGTTACTACGCGCTGCTAAAGATTGAAGCGGTGAATTATATGTCTTTAGAAGAGATGAGAAACCGCCCTCTTTTTGATAATCTCACCCCACTTTTCCCCACCCAGCAGCTCCGTTTAGAATACCAGCCCACAAAGGTTACAGGCAGGATGCTTGATCTCTTTAGCCCCATTGGCAAGGGGCAGAGAGCCTTGATCGTAGCTCCTCCTCGCACGGGTAAAACAGAGCTTATGAAAGAGCTAGCGCACGGCATTAGTGCTAATCACCCAGAAGTAGAGCTTATGGTGCTGCTAGTTGATGAGCGACCAGAAGAGGTTACTGATATGCAGCGCAGCGTGAAAGGCAGCGTATATAGCTCGACTTTTGATTTGCCATCAAGCAGCCATATCCGTGTAGCAGAGCTTGTGCTAGAGCGGGCAAAAAGAGAGGTAGAAAATGGCAAAGATGTGGTGATTTTGCTTGATTCTATCACGCGGCTTGCTCGCGCGTATAATGCCGTAACGCCAGCTAGCGGCAAGGTGCTAAGTGGGGGTGTGGATGCAAACGCACTGCATAAGCCTAAGCGATTTTTCGGCGCAGCGAGAAATATCGAGCAAGGCGGCAGCCTTACTATCATCGCCACAGCACTCATTGACACAGGCTCGAGAATGGATGAGGTGATCTTTGAAGAGTTTAAAGGCACAGGAAATGCCGAGATAGTCTTAGCGCGCAATATCGCAGACCGCAGAATCTACCCAGCCTTTGATATTCTAAAATCTGGCACGCGCAAAGATGACTTGCTACTTGGCAGAGACAAGCTCACAAAAGTGTGGATGCTGCGCAATGTAATGCAGCAAATGGACGATATAGAAGCCCTATCTTTCATCTATGCCAAAATGCAGCAAACAAAAGATAATGAAGAGTTTTTAAACAAAATGAATGAAAAAGAGTAG
- a CDS encoding S-adenosylmethionine:tRNA ribosyltransferase-isomerase, giving the protein MFALSSYDYALPKHLIANAPIYPREAAKLLVYERATGHITHTTFAHLLEFIPKDCIIALNNTRVLKARIYGKKLGTQTTREIFFHRFIRADEAKSLEPPLLESTYKQALESISTHLQDPLAHSISLDSSCLDPSVLALCQIRGRVKLGDIFACGRFYAQVVGVLDNGYRITRFFLLESTFAKADSRRKVDPMDCFDKSKSRNESKNTMSEKVDSSNAKILAQSSKQKPTPTTLAPLDQAAALTMLEEIGHIPLPPYIKRQATSDDTSDYQSLFATQAGAIAAPTASLHLSASMLESLQERIAYLTLHIGAGTFASVEAKDIREHIMHTEALHITAKSLEKLLNAPSRLCVGTSTLRSVEYAARLYAHHPKPYTDLHAQCDIFLHPGNKPCYVEYLLTNFHLPKSTLTMLVASMVGYEQWREIYEQAIAREYRFYSYGDAMLIL; this is encoded by the coding sequence ATGTTTGCCCTATCAAGCTATGACTACGCCTTGCCAAAGCACCTAATCGCCAATGCCCCTATCTACCCCAGAGAAGCTGCCAAACTGCTTGTCTATGAGCGTGCCACGGGGCATATCACGCACACCACTTTCGCGCATTTGCTAGAGTTTATCCCCAAAGACTGCATAATCGCCCTAAACAACACCCGCGTGCTAAAAGCTAGAATCTATGGCAAAAAGCTTGGCACACAAACCACGCGCGAAATCTTTTTCCACCGCTTTATCCGCGCAGATGAAGCCAAAAGCCTAGAGCCACCCCTCCTAGAATCCACCTATAAGCAAGCCCTAGAATCCATCTCCACACATCTACAAGACCCCCTAGCACACTCCATCTCCCTAGATTCTAGCTGCTTAGATCCTAGTGTGCTAGCACTCTGCCAGATCCGCGGTAGAGTCAAGCTTGGCGACATCTTTGCCTGCGGGAGATTCTACGCGCAAGTGGTGGGCGTGCTAGATAATGGCTATCGCATTACGCGCTTTTTTCTCCTAGAATCCACTTTTGCAAAAGCGGATTCTAGGAGAAAAGTAGATCCTATGGATTGCTTTGACAAGTCAAAGTCTCGCAATGAGAGCAAAAACACGATGAGTGAAAAAGTGGATTCTAGCAACGCCAAAATTCTAGCCCAATCTTCCAAGCAAAAGCCAACGCCCACTACCCTAGCCCCTCTAGACCAAGCAGCCGCGCTCACAATGCTTGAAGAAATCGGGCATATCCCCCTGCCACCCTATATCAAAAGACAAGCCACCAGCGATGATACAAGCGACTATCAAAGCCTTTTTGCCACGCAAGCAGGCGCGATCGCCGCTCCCACAGCCTCACTGCATCTATCGGCTTCTATGCTAGAGTCCTTGCAAGAGCGCATTGCCTATTTGACCTTGCATATCGGGGCTGGGACATTTGCTAGCGTGGAGGCTAAGGACATTCGCGAGCATATAATGCACACAGAAGCCCTGCATATCACAGCCAAGAGCCTTGAGAAGCTCCTAAATGCCCCATCGCGCCTATGTGTAGGCACAAGCACACTAAGAAGCGTAGAATACGCCGCTAGACTTTACGCACACCACCCCAAGCCCTACACAGACCTACACGCCCAATGCGATATTTTCTTGCACCCGGGCAATAAGCCTTGCTATGTGGAATATCTCTTGACTAATTTTCATCTCCCCAAATCCACGCTCACAATGCTTGTAGCTTCTATGGTGGGCTATGAGCAGTGGCGCGAGATTTATGAGCAAGCTATTGCTAGAGAGTATCGCTTCTACTCCTATGGCGATGCTATGCTAATCCTTTAG
- the rsfS gene encoding ribosome silencing factor, which translates to MNQALAKRTQAIAAALDEKKAQDIEIFDVEESEYITDSVVIATALAGKHSYALLDHLKTACKDEKFYHTDEESEDWIIADLGEIMVHIFTDNTRKRFNLEEFLRDHFVRG; encoded by the coding sequence ATGAATCAAGCATTAGCTAAACGCACGCAAGCCATAGCGGCAGCCCTTGATGAGAAAAAAGCCCAAGATATTGAGATCTTTGATGTAGAAGAGAGTGAGTATATCACCGATAGTGTGGTGATTGCTACGGCACTAGCTGGCAAGCATTCTTATGCTTTGCTTGATCACTTAAAAACTGCGTGTAAAGATGAGAAGTTTTACCACACAGATGAGGAGAGTGAAGACTGGATTATCGCGGATTTGGGGGAGATTATGGTGCATATTTTCACAGACAATACGCGCAAACGATTTAATCTTGAAGAGTTCTTGCGCGATCACTTTGTGCGTGGGTAG
- a CDS encoding histidinol-phosphatase, which yields MRVDLHNHTPRCKHASGSPSEFIKRAKELGVGVYGFSCHAPMKFDEAYRMGANELESYFAEIGEIAQAEQGAIEVLCGLEVDFIKGREYLLEKSVLEARVDYLIGSVHFLDTWGFDNPAFIAEYAKRDMVQCWQEYLKAIKAMADSGLFHIVGHLDLLKVFGYTMPECVSDELESALESIAKAQMSIEINSAGLRKTIAQAYPSREILSRAFAYGIPITFSSDAHSLEQVGAGYEQCLELARSVGYTECMIYRKRRAIACAL from the coding sequence ATGCGCGTAGATTTGCATAATCACACGCCGCGCTGCAAGCACGCAAGCGGCAGCCCGAGTGAGTTTATCAAGCGAGCAAAGGAGCTTGGGGTTGGCGTGTATGGATTCTCCTGCCACGCGCCGATGAAGTTTGATGAAGCCTATCGTATGGGGGCAAATGAGCTAGAATCCTATTTTGCAGAGATTGGGGAGATAGCCCAAGCGGAGCAAGGCGCGATTGAAGTGCTATGCGGGCTTGAAGTGGATTTTATCAAAGGGAGGGAATATCTGCTAGAAAAAAGCGTGCTAGAAGCGAGAGTGGATTATCTCATAGGCTCGGTGCATTTTTTAGATACTTGGGGCTTTGATAATCCAGCCTTTATAGCAGAGTATGCCAAGCGCGATATGGTGCAATGCTGGCAAGAGTATTTGAAGGCGATAAAGGCTATGGCTGATAGCGGGCTGTTTCACATCGTGGGGCATTTGGACTTGCTAAAGGTCTTTGGATACACAATGCCAGAGTGCGTGAGTGATGAGCTAGAATCTGCCCTAGAATCTATCGCTAAAGCACAAATGAGTATAGAGATAAATAGCGCAGGACTGCGCAAGACAATCGCCCAAGCTTATCCTAGTAGGGAGATTTTATCGCGTGCTTTTGCGTATGGGATACCTATCACCTTTTCTTCTGATGCCCATAGCTTGGAGCAGGTAGGGGCTGGCTATGAGCAGTGCTTAGAGCTGGCTAGATCGGTGGGCTATACAGAGTGTATGATCTATCGCAAAAGGCGTGCCATAGCGTGTGCGCTGTGA